In Cyclobacteriaceae bacterium, the DNA window ACGCCACGCCCGGTATTGAAAGCAGCTCTGTTCTCAACTCGCTGATCTTCGGATTCATTTCCTTCCGGTTCTTTACAGGGATAACAATCAATTCCTCCTGATTGAACCCAAGACTCTTATGTTGTATAAAACCAAGCTGATTATAAATGATAACACTCGAAGAGATCAACACCATCGAAGCAATGAATTGAAATACCATGAAGGTCTGGCGGATCCGTACACCTCCTGGGTTTTGTAAAAATTTACCTTTCAGCATCTGACCAGGCTTGATAGATGACAAGTATAAAGAGGGATAGATTCCGGCAACAAGTCCAACCAGCAGACTGAGTCCGGCCAGCATGGGAATTAAATCCTCATAATTAATTACGATAGGACTTCCCGTAAATACATTTATGAATGACAGCGATGCTTCAATCATTATTCCCGCAATGACCATCGCAAACAGTGCAACCAGCATTGCTTCTCCCACAAACTGAAATGCCAGCTGTTTCCGGAAAGCACCCAGTGTTTTTCTGATACCGATCTCTTTAGCACGCTCCGACGAAAGAGCTGTAGTAAGATTTACAAAATTAACACCTGCAATAATCAAGATGAGAAGTGCCGCTGCAGTCATCATGTAGATGTAATCGATATTTCCATTCGACTCAAGTTCCCACCGCAATGATGACCGAAGATGAATATCAGTGATAGGCTGCAGCTGGAATCCATAACCATTTTCTTTCAGATGTCGAAGATCCTCTGCTGACCATTCAATATACTTGTTGGACCAGTCAAGCATCTTGCTTTCGAGAAGTTTGCTGTCCGCCTCCGGCTTCAGTCTGATATAATTAAAATGCCCGAAGTCTTTCCATGTATAATAATCGCCGGTGTTTCCTCTCTTCAGTGTGACATACGACAACAGGAAATCAAAATGAAAATGAGACGTTACTGGAACATCTTTGAATACTCCTGTGATTTCGACAAGTTGTTGATCATCATTAACCGCCAGTTGCTTACCCAAAGCATTTTCATCACCGAAGTACTTCTTTGCCATGGATTCGGAGAGAAGCATGCCCATAGGTTTTGAGAGTGCCGTTCGTGGGTTTCCGCTGATCAATGGAAACGAAAAGACATCAAAGAATGTACTATCGACCGAGAGCACATTGAGCTCATCATATTTAATATCCTTTTGAAGATTGCGGATGGAGAATGTCTGCTGCGTCAGTCCCGGTCCCCAGATCGGACTTAAGCTCACTGCACTTTCCACTTCAGGAAAATCGCGCACCATTGCCTGAGCGATAGGATGCGGTACGCGTGTCTGGGGATTATCTCCATCCCAGACAATACGGTAAACGTTTTCCGCCTGGTCATGGAACCTGTCATAACTAAGTTCTGTCTTGAGGTATTGCAGAATCAGAAAAACGCAGGCAAGGCCGAGTGCAAGTCCAAAAATGTTGATGAAAGAATAGACCTTGTTCTTGAGGAGATTCCGGAAGGCAATTGTAAAATAACTGGCAAGCATAGGAAAGGGTTAATGATCTGCACATTCCAATTGATGTGCCAGATCAGAATGAATCAATTTGAGTCATAAACAGGCATTTCTGTATCATTATACGTTCGACTGCGGTCAATAATGATCAATATCGGTCATAAATCATTGCGTGGTTGGTGATAACACCAACTCCAGACAAAGCCTCATAAAAACAGGCCGCTCCTACGGAGCTTGCATAACTATTTGAACATTTTTTCTACAAACAGGCCGCCCCTAACGGGGCTACGAATCTCAGGGCTGGTGAATTGTAAATTGAATGTAAGCTCGCCCAAAGCATAAAGCTCCATAGGAGCGCCCTGTTTGTAGAAGTCGTATTAATAGGGAATTGCCCAAGCTCCATAGGAGCGGCCTGTTAAATTCTTTTAATACATGTCTGGTGATGTATTGGTGATAACATCGATACAAGACAGATTTTTCTAAACCGTTATATTAATTAAGGGTTGGCAAAAACACCAACCCCAGGCAAGCATGTTATTCTCATTCATGTCGCAATGAATCCACCGGATTGGCGACTACAACATCCTTGATCTTATATGCAATCGTAGCGAATGCAATACAAGCAAGTATCAAAACAGCCAGCGAAATAATTTCAACATTCACTGCCACATAATATTCCCACACACTGTCCATCATGGCATTCACCATCACAGTGCCCAGAGCAGTACCCACAACAAACGAGATCAGCATTACCACAAGGAATAATTTTCCGGATTGATAGATAATATGTCGTAAGGGTGCTCCCATGATCTTCCGGATACCCAATTCTCTTGTGCGCTTCTGCAGGTTGAGAGAAACCAATGAATAAAGTCCCGATATAGACATAATGATGGCAACAAGTCCAAGGAATGTGTACAATATCACTACGCTGTCGAAATGCTCCAATGCCATCATCATCCTCTCTTCCATAGGCCTGCCAGGATAGAGTTGAGTAGGAAATATCTTACTCCACGAAGTTTTGATCTGATCATTTACATACATCAATTGATCAGGATGCGTTAACGCGATGAGATATTTATAATTTGTTGCCGTGTAGCGAAAAGCTACC includes these proteins:
- a CDS encoding FtsX-like permease family protein — its product is MLASYFTIAFRNLLKNKVYSFINIFGLALGLACVFLILQYLKTELSYDRFHDQAENVYRIVWDGDNPQTRVPHPIAQAMVRDFPEVESAVSLSPIWGPGLTQQTFSIRNLQKDIKYDELNVLSVDSTFFDVFSFPLISGNPRTALSKPMGMLLSESMAKKYFGDENALGKQLAVNDDQQLVEITGVFKDVPVTSHFHFDFLLSYVTLKRGNTGDYYTWKDFGHFNYIRLKPEADSKLLESKMLDWSNKYIEWSAEDLRHLKENGYGFQLQPITDIHLRSSLRWELESNGNIDYIYMMTAAALLILIIAGVNFVNLTTALSSERAKEIGIRKTLGAFRKQLAFQFVGEAMLVALFAMVIAGIMIEASLSFINVFTGSPIVINYEDLIPMLAGLSLLVGLVAGIYPSLYLSSIKPGQMLKGKFLQNPGGVRIRQTFMVFQFIASMVLISSSVIIYNQLGFIQHKSLGFNQEELIVIPVKNRKEMNPKISELRTELLSIPGVASVSATSNIPGRSFNQNGIFTPDHPDEDIDASEVYVDYDFFKTLSIEFTDGKTFSLENPADRDAFIINETAMNSLHMKTGVGEEIVWNGDGEKTRGKVIGVVKDFNFQSLHRPIGPLIFRLSTHFNYVVVRVRTDEFPATIASIGQAWKKFDDDFTFEFTFLKEQLDQQYRSEQNMGNVLASFSLIAVVIACFGLLGIAALSFRQKTKEISVRKVLGASLMGLIVLLMRDFTRLIGLSIVLAAPLTWWMMSRWLEKFSFRTEINPLVFVGAGGVLILIAWGTLAYLTLKIAKLNPAETLKSE